The following are encoded together in the Poseidonibacter lekithochrous genome:
- the trxB gene encoding thioredoxin-disulfide reductase, whose translation MLDLAIIGGGPAGLTAGLYATRGGLQNVVMFEMGMPGGQITTSSEIENYPGQGNVMTGMELMDNWLEQCQKFGLKHEMNQVSSVVKVGETFKLTMVDGKEFEAKTVLMATGSVPRRAGIAGENEFFGRGVSTCATCDGFFYKGKEVAVIGGGDTALEEAVYLSKMCSKVYVVHRRDTYRAAPSTIEHMKKAENIEEVTNVTVEEVFGDASGVTGIKVKDKNTGDIRDLDVPGAFVFVGRDVLNEPLKQEDGSFLCDVNEQGEVIVDLRMRTSVPGLYAAGDIRIDAAKQVVCASGDGSTAAVNIIEYIG comes from the coding sequence ATGTTAGATTTAGCAATTATCGGAGGAGGACCTGCAGGATTAACAGCTGGTCTTTATGCAACTAGAGGTGGATTACAAAATGTTGTTATGTTCGAAATGGGAATGCCTGGTGGACAAATCACAACATCATCTGAAATAGAAAACTATCCTGGTCAGGGAAATGTAATGACTGGTATGGAGTTAATGGATAACTGGTTAGAACAGTGTCAAAAATTTGGTCTTAAACATGAGATGAACCAAGTGTCTTCTGTAGTAAAAGTTGGTGAAACTTTTAAACTAACTATGGTAGATGGTAAAGAATTTGAAGCAAAAACTGTTTTAATGGCAACTGGGTCTGTTCCTAGACGTGCTGGAATTGCTGGAGAGAATGAATTCTTTGGTAGAGGTGTTTCTACTTGTGCTACTTGTGATGGATTTTTCTACAAAGGAAAAGAAGTTGCAGTAATCGGTGGTGGAGATACAGCTTTAGAAGAAGCAGTATATTTATCAAAAATGTGTTCTAAAGTATATGTAGTTCATAGAAGAGATACATATAGAGCAGCACCTTCTACAATTGAACACATGAAAAAAGCTGAAAACATTGAAGAAGTTACTAATGTAACTGTTGAAGAAGTTTTTGGTGATGCTTCAGGTGTAACTGGTATTAAAGTTAAAGATAAAAATACAGGTGATATTAGAGACTTAGATGTTCCTGGTGCATTTGTTTTTGTAGGTAGAGATGTATTAAATGAGCCATTAAAACAAGAAGATGGATCATTTTTATGTGATGTAAATGAGCAAGGTGAAGTTATTGTTGACTTAAGAATGAGAACTTCTGTACCTGGTTTATATGCAGCTGGAGATATTAGAATTGACGCTGCAAAACAAGTAGTATGTGCATCTGGTGATGGTTCAACTGCTGCTGTTAATATTATTGAATATATAGGATAA
- a CDS encoding TIGR01212 family radical SAM protein (This family includes YhcC from E. coli K-12, an uncharacterized radical SAM protein.): MSNLKNVLTIGRYFKDKFGHKVYKVPISISGFTCPNIDGTVAKGGCSFCENDSFSPNLQEKRTKFKLNPRIEENPYLENQLKQLEMQFIATRDRLQNKFGVSKFIVYFQSFTNTYAPFSTLKALYEKALSFDNVIGLSIGTRTDCVTDEILDYLKDLSKDKEIWIEYGIQSFYDETLETINRGDSAENMRYWINKSKEKGLNVCGHLIYGLPNETQEMMLETFKQTVELNVDSIKFHPLYVVKNTLLTNEFRKGRFTPITEELYIDTVVKSIVDLPDNISIQRITAGIDDETLLSPDWCRDKHTQMKKIRLALEKEGFNY; the protein is encoded by the coding sequence ATGAGTAATTTAAAAAATGTATTAACTATTGGCCGATATTTTAAAGATAAATTCGGTCATAAAGTATATAAAGTTCCTATTTCTATCTCTGGTTTCACATGTCCAAACATTGATGGAACTGTAGCAAAGGGAGGATGTTCATTTTGTGAAAATGATTCATTCTCTCCAAACCTTCAAGAAAAAAGAACTAAGTTCAAACTAAATCCAAGAATTGAAGAAAATCCATATTTAGAGAATCAACTAAAACAGCTTGAAATGCAGTTTATCGCAACTCGTGATAGATTACAAAATAAGTTTGGTGTTAGTAAATTCATTGTTTATTTTCAATCTTTTACAAATACTTATGCTCCATTTTCAACACTTAAAGCTTTATATGAAAAAGCTTTATCTTTTGATAATGTAATAGGACTTAGTATTGGTACAAGAACAGATTGTGTAACAGATGAAATACTTGATTATTTAAAAGATTTATCTAAAGACAAAGAGATTTGGATTGAGTATGGTATTCAATCATTTTATGATGAAACACTTGAAACTATTAATAGAGGTGACAGTGCTGAAAACATGAGATATTGGATTAATAAGTCTAAGGAAAAAGGTTTAAATGTTTGTGGACATTTAATCTATGGTTTACCTAATGAAACTCAAGAAATGATGCTTGAGACATTTAAACAAACTGTTGAACTTAATGTTGATTCCATTAAGTTTCATCCATTATACGTAGTGAAAAATACACTATTAACTAATGAGTTTAGAAAAGGTAGATTTACTCCAATTACAGAAGAGTTATATATAGATACAGTTGTTAAATCTATTGTAGACTTGCCTGATAATATCTCTATTCAAAGAATTACAGCAGGGATTGATGATGAAACATTATTATCACCTGATTGGTGTAGAGATAAACACACTCAAATGAAAAAAATTAGATTGGCTTTGGAAAAAGAGGGATTTAATTATTAA
- a CDS encoding DASS family sodium-coupled anion symporter, with the protein MFQSNKIKIFLPILVAIIVAVLPTPEGLSVNAHYFFAVFLGVIVGLILEPIPAALIGLTGVAFSATFGLVGDTAKASRDWALSGFSNGVIWLIFAAFMFALGYKKSGLGKRIALLLVKMLGKTSLGLGYAVAFADGILSPFMPSNTARSAGTIFPIAINIPQMFDSTPDNNPRKLGSYISWVAIAATCVTSSMFLTALAPNLLAVSLVEKSTGLVIEWGQWFSTLSIIMIPLFLLVPFLTYIVYPPEQKSSPEAPAWAAKELASMGPITKKELIMLGLGMLALVMWIFGKQIGVNGTTAALAVLSLLVLTNVISWEDVITNKGAINVFIWFATLVAMASGLKKVGFLKWAAGLISGGLVSFDPVSIVILLVVLFFLFHYLFASVTAHTVALLPLFLGVATNLLPASMIEPLALLLVGSLGLMGIITPYATGPSPIWYGAGYITSSNMVETRSFIWSYLFRGFSNTWVYNFINQIPNNKGVKRHPY; encoded by the coding sequence ATGTTCCAAAGTAATAAAATCAAAATTTTCTTACCAATACTAGTTGCAATAATTGTAGCAGTACTACCAACACCAGAAGGTTTAAGTGTTAATGCTCACTATTTCTTTGCAGTATTTTTAGGGGTAATCGTAGGGCTTATTTTAGAGCCAATTCCAGCGGCTTTAATTGGTCTTACAGGAGTTGCATTTTCTGCAACATTCGGTTTAGTAGGGGATACTGCAAAAGCAAGTCGTGATTGGGCTTTAAGTGGATTCTCAAATGGAGTTATTTGGCTTATTTTTGCAGCGTTTATGTTTGCATTAGGTTATAAAAAATCTGGACTTGGAAAAAGAATTGCTTTACTACTAGTAAAAATGCTTGGTAAAACATCTTTAGGTTTAGGATATGCAGTTGCATTTGCTGATGGTATTTTATCACCATTTATGCCTTCAAATACTGCAAGAAGTGCAGGGACTATTTTCCCAATTGCTATTAATATTCCGCAGATGTTTGATTCAACACCTGATAATAATCCAAGAAAATTAGGTTCATATATTTCATGGGTTGCAATTGCTGCTACTTGTGTAACTAGTTCTATGTTCCTAACAGCTTTAGCACCAAATTTATTAGCTGTATCATTAGTTGAAAAAAGTACAGGATTAGTAATTGAATGGGGACAATGGTTCTCTACTTTATCAATTATAATGATTCCACTATTTTTATTAGTGCCATTTTTAACTTATATTGTATATCCACCTGAACAAAAAAGTTCACCAGAAGCACCAGCTTGGGCTGCAAAAGAGTTAGCTTCTATGGGACCTATTACAAAAAAAGAGTTAATTATGTTAGGTCTTGGAATGTTAGCTTTAGTAATGTGGATCTTTGGTAAACAAATTGGAGTAAATGGTACAACAGCTGCCTTAGCTGTATTATCACTACTTGTATTAACAAATGTAATCTCTTGGGAAGATGTAATTACTAATAAAGGTGCTATCAATGTATTTATTTGGTTTGCTACTTTAGTTGCCATGGCATCAGGGCTTAAAAAAGTTGGATTCTTAAAATGGGCAGCAGGTTTAATCTCTGGGGGATTAGTAAGCTTTGATCCAGTTTCAATTGTGATTTTATTGGTGGTTCTATTCTTTTTATTCCACTACTTATTTGCAAGTGTAACAGCACATACAGTTGCACTATTACCACTTTTCTTAGGGGTTGCAACAAATTTACTACCTGCAAGTATGATTGAACCATTAGCTTTATTATTAGTTGGTTCTTTAGGATTAATGGGAATTATTACTCCATATGCAACAGGACCATCTCCAATATGGTATGGAGCAGGATACATAACCTCAAGCAACATGGTGGAAACTAGGAGCTTTATTTGGAGCTATTTATTTAGGGGCTTTAGTAATACTTGGGTTTATAATTTTATAAATCAGATTCCAAATAATAAGGGTGTCAAAAGACATCCTTATTAA
- the dapB gene encoding 4-hydroxy-tetrahydrodipicolinate reductase, which translates to MINVGILGSTGRVGSLLIDDLEIDEQAKVGAVHVFDKLSKPLPEDTIVTNDMSILFENSDVVIDFSAPAATEALLTEVVENGARKPLVIATTGFNKHQQNLLVEASKLVPVLYATNMSLGVAVLNKLVHLASKTLRDFDIEIVEQHHKHKVDAPSGTALTLAEHAADARDLDLDEVRVSGRDGQIGARTKDEIAVMALRGGDIVGRHTVGLYNDGEFLELNHTATARNTFSKGAIKVAKWIIGKDPKLYSINDALGL; encoded by the coding sequence ATGATTAATGTAGGTATATTAGGAAGTACAGGTAGAGTTGGTTCATTATTAATTGATGATCTTGAAATCGATGAGCAAGCAAAAGTTGGAGCAGTACATGTTTTTGATAAATTATCAAAACCATTACCTGAAGATACAATAGTAACAAATGATATGTCAATTTTATTTGAGAATTCTGATGTTGTTATAGATTTTTCTGCACCAGCAGCTACGGAAGCTTTACTTACAGAAGTAGTAGAAAATGGAGCAAGAAAACCATTAGTAATTGCTACAACTGGATTTAATAAGCATCAACAAAATTTATTAGTTGAAGCTAGTAAATTAGTACCAGTATTATACGCTACTAATATGAGTTTAGGTGTTGCAGTTTTAAATAAACTAGTACACTTAGCTTCAAAAACTTTAAGAGATTTTGATATTGAAATCGTTGAACAACATCATAAACATAAAGTTGATGCTCCTTCTGGAACTGCTTTAACTTTAGCTGAGCATGCTGCTGATGCAAGAGATTTAGATCTTGATGAAGTAAGAGTTTCAGGTAGAGATGGACAAATTGGAGCTAGAACTAAAGATGAAATCGCAGTTATGGCTTTAAGAGGTGGAGACATTGTAGGAAGACATACAGTTGGTTTATATAATGACGGTGAGTTCTTAGAACTTAATCATACTGCAACAGCAAGAAACACTTTCTCGAAAGGTGCTATTAAAGTTGCTAAATGGATTATTGGAAAAGATCCTAAGTTATATTCAATTAATGACGCTTTAGGTCTATAA
- the purF gene encoding amidophosphoribosyltransferase gives MCAIVGIYGNDNAARLASLALFSMQHRGQEATGISSSDDGRIYTKKDRGLVSEVFKEEALSYLKGNMAIGHNRYSTAGGDSILDAQPVFAKYKLGEISIVHNGNLINKKEVRNDLIDKGAIFQTGMDTENLIHLIAKNTQDRLRDRIKEALEKTIGAYCFIVQSRSKQFVIRDRYGIRPLSLGKIKSGGYIVASETCAFDLVDAEFVRDVNPGEMLIFSEDHEEPESIQLFEAEFRPCAFEYVYFARPDSEIDGKNVYRTRENMGKALAKNDTESKTKYDMVVPVPDSGVPAALGYAAQSGVPFEYGIIRNHYVGRTFIEPTQEMRSMKVKMKLSPMRSLIAGKSLLVIDDSIVRGTTSKRIVRMLKDAGAKEVHFRVASPEIKFPCYYGIDTPNKEELISNNMSKEEVREYIEADSLEYLSIDDLTNAIGNDRNYALESFDGDYFVKE, from the coding sequence ATGTGTGCGATAGTTGGAATTTACGGAAACGATAACGCTGCTAGGTTAGCATCACTTGCTCTATTTTCTATGCAACATAGAGGTCAAGAAGCTACAGGTATTTCTTCATCTGATGATGGAAGAATTTATACAAAAAAAGACAGAGGATTAGTATCTGAAGTTTTTAAAGAAGAAGCTTTATCTTACTTAAAAGGTAATATGGCAATAGGTCATAATAGATACTCAACAGCAGGTGGGGATTCTATTTTAGATGCACAGCCTGTATTTGCTAAGTATAAACTAGGTGAGATATCAATCGTTCATAATGGTAACTTAATTAATAAGAAAGAAGTAAGAAACGATCTTATTGATAAAGGTGCTATTTTCCAAACTGGTATGGATACAGAAAACTTAATTCATTTAATTGCTAAAAATACGCAAGATAGATTAAGAGATAGAATTAAAGAAGCCTTAGAGAAAACTATTGGTGCTTATTGTTTTATTGTTCAATCAAGATCAAAACAATTTGTTATCAGAGATAGATATGGAATTAGACCTTTATCTTTAGGAAAAATTAAATCAGGTGGTTATATTGTTGCATCTGAAACTTGTGCATTTGACTTAGTTGATGCGGAGTTTGTAAGAGATGTTAATCCAGGAGAAATGTTAATCTTCAGTGAAGATCACGAAGAACCAGAATCAATTCAATTGTTTGAGGCAGAGTTTAGACCTTGTGCTTTTGAATATGTATATTTTGCTAGACCAGATTCAGAAATCGATGGTAAAAATGTATATAGAACAAGAGAAAACATGGGTAAAGCTTTAGCTAAAAATGATACGGAATCAAAAACTAAATATGATATGGTTGTACCTGTTCCAGATTCAGGAGTTCCAGCGGCACTTGGTTATGCTGCACAAAGTGGAGTTCCTTTTGAGTATGGGATTATTAGAAATCACTATGTTGGAAGAACATTTATTGAACCAACACAAGAGATGAGAAGTATGAAAGTTAAAATGAAACTTTCACCTATGAGATCTCTTATTGCTGGTAAGTCATTATTAGTAATTGATGATTCTATTGTTAGAGGTACAACATCTAAAAGAATAGTTAGAATGCTTAAAGATGCTGGTGCAAAAGAGGTTCACTTTAGAGTTGCTTCTCCTGAAATTAAATTCCCTTGTTATTATGGTATTGATACACCAAATAAAGAAGAGCTTATTTCAAATAATATGTCTAAAGAAGAAGTTAGAGAGTATATCGAAGCTGATTCATTAGAGTATTTATCAATTGACGATTTAACAAATGCAATTGGTAATGACAGAAATTATGCTTTAGAGAGTTTTGATGGGGATTACTTCGTAAAAGAGTAA
- a CDS encoding response regulator transcription factor, with protein sequence MKILVLEDNERLLNVIKNALEKENYQVDTFTDGDDALEALENGYNCFVLDINVPNIDGISLLELLRINHKDTPAIIISSNHDFEKIQKSYDLGCDDYIKKPFFILELVQKIKKLCVVQKKFLKFSDECKYDFINHILYENESEIELTKKEILFLELFSKNLHHVASYEEIEEYVWEGEETNLTNIRAMIKRLRKKIPNEAIVIVKGMGYSLNKEVLLV encoded by the coding sequence GTGAAAATTTTAGTATTAGAAGATAATGAAAGATTATTAAATGTAATCAAAAATGCCCTAGAAAAAGAGAACTATCAAGTTGATACTTTTACAGATGGTGATGATGCCCTTGAAGCCCTTGAAAACGGTTATAATTGTTTTGTTTTAGATATAAATGTACCTAATATTGATGGGATTTCACTTTTAGAATTATTAAGAATTAATCATAAAGATACTCCTGCAATAATAATTAGTTCAAACCATGATTTTGAAAAGATTCAAAAGTCATATGATTTAGGTTGTGATGATTATATTAAAAAACCTTTTTTTATTTTGGAGTTAGTTCAAAAAATCAAAAAACTTTGTGTTGTACAAAAAAAGTTTCTAAAATTTAGTGATGAGTGTAAATATGATTTTATAAACCATATCTTATATGAAAATGAGAGTGAAATCGAACTTACAAAAAAAGAGATACTTTTCTTAGAGCTGTTTTCAAAAAACTTACATCATGTAGCTTCTTATGAAGAGATAGAAGAGTATGTATGGGAAGGTGAAGAAACAAATCTTACAAATATTCGAGCAATGATAAAAAGACTTAGAAAAAAAATACCTAATGAGGCGATTGTTATTGTAAAAGGTATGGGATATTCACTAAATAAAGAAGTTCTCTTAGTATAA
- a CDS encoding ABC transporter substrate binding protein, translating into MKKLLLLLILLNTYIFANSSILIINSYHKGYEWSDSVVKGLEKNLSSKENIDTNILYMDSKRITSNEYYENLKNLYKVQLKNRKYDLVVAIDRFAYDFVLNYYDDFFTNEKILAVGIENYNKDNTLKYNLENKVSALLEKRDLKSNVKLIQKIIPSIKKIYIVNDKSLNAKHTEPLIKELFNESSFSKKLIYLREDDLKSLEKKFEKFHEDSALLFVRFYKNSNGKLNKNKEIAQFIKNAKIPVFITDSIFNKKGALGGNIVDLENFGNKSGLMALDILKTKKTEIKTYEDLYYVFDALKLDQFTLAINHLDHEYKIVNKRMTFYDKNRGFINFVFTISPILILLIIGLIHNIYLRRHTESQLKQRIEFDSVLLNAIESPIFWQDEKGIIIDSNARFCNFLNLSSLEIYGYSLDSFHTNKKAITIHRILEKYKKNSELNSQFEFNISANDKRIYFIKQASYCDSKTKKTGIVTIFTDITKEKEIEEQREKEKEFIIQQSKLAEIGEIFSSIAHQWKSPLVEITTIAQESFYTSNVSISEDESYVKDIMTQVNYMTRTINDFQNFIMPSNEKKVFDVKEAIDSMLEIVNHNIKYNYINISIKVEENTNLDVIGFRNEFMQSILNIINNAKDELIKNDLKNRNINISFYNEKNMLIVKIEDNAGGIKTSNINRIFKPYFSTKQSGHGIGLYMAKMIIEDKMNGKLKVENINNGASFIIALENKK; encoded by the coding sequence ATGAAAAAACTTCTTTTACTACTAATTTTATTAAATACATATATTTTTGCTAATAGCTCTATTTTAATTATTAATTCTTATCATAAGGGATATGAATGGAGTGATAGTGTTGTTAAAGGTTTAGAAAAAAATCTAAGTTCAAAAGAAAATATTGATACAAATATATTATATATGGATTCAAAAAGAATAACTTCTAATGAGTATTATGAAAATCTGAAAAATTTATATAAAGTACAATTAAAAAATAGAAAATATGATTTAGTTGTGGCTATTGACAGATTTGCTTATGATTTTGTATTAAATTACTATGATGACTTTTTTACAAATGAGAAAATCTTAGCAGTTGGTATTGAGAACTATAATAAAGATAATACTTTAAAATATAATTTAGAAAATAAAGTATCAGCTCTTTTGGAAAAAAGAGATTTAAAAAGTAATGTTAAATTAATACAAAAAATTATCCCTTCTATAAAAAAGATTTATATTGTTAATGATAAAAGTCTAAATGCAAAACATACAGAACCACTTATAAAAGAGTTATTTAATGAGTCTTCTTTTTCTAAGAAACTAATATATCTTAGAGAAGATGACTTAAAAAGTTTAGAAAAGAAGTTTGAAAAATTTCATGAAGACTCAGCTTTACTTTTTGTTAGATTTTACAAAAATTCAAATGGAAAATTAAATAAAAATAAAGAGATAGCACAGTTTATAAAAAATGCAAAAATTCCTGTTTTTATTACAGATTCGATTTTTAATAAAAAAGGAGCATTGGGTGGGAATATTGTTGACTTAGAAAATTTTGGAAATAAATCAGGTTTAATGGCTTTAGATATTTTAAAAACAAAAAAAACAGAAATAAAAACCTATGAAGATTTATATTATGTTTTTGATGCACTAAAATTAGATCAATTTACACTAGCAATAAATCACCTAGATCATGAATATAAAATTGTAAATAAAAGAATGACTTTTTATGATAAAAATAGAGGTTTTATTAATTTTGTTTTTACTATTTCACCTATTTTAATTCTTTTAATTATTGGGCTTATTCATAATATCTATCTAAGACGTCATACTGAGAGTCAATTAAAACAAAGAATTGAGTTTGATTCTGTTTTATTAAATGCAATTGAGAGTCCTATCTTTTGGCAAGATGAAAAAGGAATAATTATTGATTCTAATGCTAGATTTTGTAATTTTTTAAATCTATCTTCTTTAGAAATTTATGGATACTCACTAGATTCTTTTCACACAAATAAAAAAGCAATTACTATTCATAGAATTTTGGAAAAATATAAAAAAAATAGTGAGTTAAATTCTCAATTTGAATTTAATATTTCAGCTAATGATAAAAGAATTTATTTTATAAAACAAGCCTCTTATTGTGATAGTAAAACCAAAAAAACAGGTATTGTTACAATTTTTACAGATATTACAAAAGAGAAAGAGATAGAAGAGCAAAGAGAGAAAGAAAAAGAGTTTATAATTCAGCAATCAAAACTTGCAGAAATTGGAGAAATATTCTCATCAATCGCACATCAATGGAAATCTCCATTAGTTGAAATAACTACAATTGCCCAAGAGAGTTTTTATACTTCTAATGTCAGTATTAGTGAAGATGAATCTTATGTAAAAGATATAATGACTCAAGTAAATTATATGACAAGAACTATAAATGATTTTCAGAATTTTATTATGCCTTCAAATGAGAAAAAAGTGTTTGATGTAAAAGAGGCAATTGATTCTATGTTAGAGATTGTAAATCATAATATCAAGTATAATTACATTAATATTAGTATAAAAGTTGAAGAGAATACAAACTTGGATGTTATTGGATTTAGAAATGAGTTTATGCAGTCAATTTTAAATATTATCAATAATGCAAAAGATGAATTAATAAAAAATGATTTAAAAAATAGAAATATAAATATCTCTTTTTATAATGAAAAAAATATGTTAATTGTAAAAATAGAAGATAATGCTGGTGGTATTAAAACCTCAAATATAAATAGAATATTTAAGCCATATTTTTCAACAAAACAATCAGGTCATGGTATTGGTTTGTATATGGCAAAAATGATTATAGAAGATAAAATGAACGGAAAATTAAAAGTAGAAAATATAAATAATGGTGCCTCATTTATAATTGCCTTGGAGAATAAAAAGTGA
- a CDS encoding alanine/glycine:cation symporter family protein gives MEILEKLISDASSFVWGPPMLILLVGTGLYLTIKLKGMQFWALGHAFKLIFDKEENAKGDISNFAALMTALAATVGIGNIVGVATAITMGGPGAVFWMWVTGLVGMATKYSEAILAVKYRENGANGYKGGPMYYLAKGANMPILATLFASFTILASFGIGNMTQVNAVANALNSQFDIAFEITGIVLLVVTAFVVLGGIKTIGKVTSLLIPFMIGVYLITSLIIIIGNFDKVGDAFNMIFYYAFNPIAASGGFAGAAIAAAIRYGIARGVFSNESGLGSAPIAAAAAKTNDPVKQALVSMTQTFIDTLVVCTMTALIILMAPIWTQGGSAGELTLKSFEFFLGDYGAIVIVVATILFGYSTILGWSYYGEKAFEYLFGEDKIKIYRVIFIAIIYVGAVSQLRLVWNFSDLANGLMAIPNLIGLLLLAKIVSSETDRYFKAK, from the coding sequence ATGGAAATTTTAGAAAAATTAATTTCAGATGCATCCTCATTTGTTTGGGGTCCTCCAATGCTAATTTTATTAGTAGGAACTGGATTATATTTGACGATCAAACTAAAAGGTATGCAATTTTGGGCATTAGGACATGCTTTTAAACTTATCTTTGACAAAGAAGAGAATGCAAAAGGTGATATTTCAAATTTTGCAGCACTAATGACAGCCCTTGCAGCTACTGTTGGTATTGGTAATATTGTAGGAGTTGCAACTGCAATTACTATGGGTGGACCTGGAGCTGTATTTTGGATGTGGGTTACTGGACTTGTAGGAATGGCTACTAAATATTCTGAAGCAATTCTTGCTGTTAAGTACAGAGAAAATGGAGCTAATGGATACAAAGGTGGACCAATGTATTATTTAGCTAAGGGTGCTAATATGCCTATATTAGCTACTTTATTCGCTTCTTTTACAATATTAGCTTCATTTGGTATTGGTAATATGACACAAGTTAATGCTGTTGCTAATGCTCTAAACTCTCAATTTGATATTGCTTTTGAAATTACTGGAATTGTATTATTAGTGGTTACTGCTTTTGTAGTTCTTGGTGGAATAAAAACAATTGGAAAAGTAACTTCACTTTTAATTCCATTTATGATTGGAGTTTATTTAATCACGTCCTTAATCATTATTATTGGTAACTTTGATAAAGTTGGGGATGCTTTTAATATGATTTTCTATTATGCATTTAATCCTATTGCTGCAAGTGGTGGATTTGCAGGAGCTGCTATTGCAGCTGCCATTAGATATGGTATAGCAAGAGGTGTTTTCTCAAATGAATCAGGACTTGGTTCTGCTCCAATTGCAGCAGCTGCTGCTAAAACTAATGATCCTGTAAAACAAGCCTTAGTTTCAATGACACAAACATTTATTGATACTTTAGTTGTTTGTACAATGACAGCACTTATTATTCTAATGGCTCCTATTTGGACGCAAGGTGGAAGTGCAGGAGAATTAACACTAAAAAGTTTTGAGTTCTTCTTAGGTGATTATGGAGCGATTGTTATTGTCGTTGCAACGATTCTTTTTGGATATTCAACTATTCTTGGATGGTCTTATTATGGAGAAAAAGCTTTTGAATATTTATTTGGTGAAGACAAAATCAAAATTTATAGAGTTATTTTCATTGCAATTATTTATGTGGGAGCAGTAAGTCAACTAAGACTAGTTTGGAACTTCTCAGATTTGGCAAATGGTCTTATGGCTATTCCTAACTTAATAGGTCTTCTTTTACTTGCAAAAATTGTATCATCTGAAACAGATAGATATTTTAAAGCAAAATAG